Genomic DNA from bacterium:
TTGGTGTGAAATTAACAACCGCGAGAACCGTTCGATTGAGCAACGATTCTTTGGTGTACAATTTTGTCAATTGTGCGCTCGAGCGTTTGGTTCCAAGCGGACCGAAATCGATGGTCAGTTGATAGGCCGGTTTTTTGGCTTTCGGAAAATCATCAGCCTTGATAATTTTGCCGGTCCGGATGTCGAGTTTTTTAAAATCGTCGATACTGATAAGTTCCATACAATCCTATAACTTCAATGATGTTGCCGCATAAATAGTTTTATCAAATGCATCCTGAATAAACGCCGCCGCTCCGATATTTTTCAAATTCCAATTCTTATCAATCGGTATATCGATGGCCGAGTTCCA
This window encodes:
- a CDS encoding tRNA-binding protein is translated as MELISIDDFKKLDIRTGKIIKADDFPKAKKPAYQLTIDFGPLGTKRSSAQLTKLYTKESLLNRTVLAVVNFTPRKIADFESEVLVLGIVTEDNAVVLLQPEADIALGSSVS